A window of the Deinococcus gobiensis I-0 genome harbors these coding sequences:
- a CDS encoding efflux RND transporter permease subunit: MIRKVGQKVLAGVNPLVGFSVSRYVFAIGIFVGVVVFGLAAMRSLGVDLLPSTTIPVVTVSTSYSGASPASVDDEVTQVIESAVAQVPGVTTLSSSSGTGNSRVTLQLQDGTDQNSAANQVASLVSAAARQLPDGASSPSVRTFNPNSGAILEFGVSGGVAAQADVYDYVENQLVPNLQRVDGVADVSLTGGSRRTVAVQLDPDKLSAYGLNPQSVSSAISGSNVSSSIGTITRDGNSLTYTTNAKLTSLDDIANVLVDTAKGVRVSDVARIQDSTTVDGVTRVNGLPVVLVSIQQASGSNAVAVVDGVKALIAGTTLPGGYAVTYSNDTTGPIRASIESTTHELWITALVVALVTLLFLGRLNTAFTVIAAIPISLAAAPILYKLMGFTFNQVSLLALIVAIGIVVDDSIVVAENVERYRAMGYDRIQSVLRGASEVFSAVAAASLSLLAVLIPVSFMGGIIGEYVKQFALGLAAAVFMSWLEALLFLTVRMAYTPDAAPLTWRDVPRVLARGPEALRWGLGAARAWWFWVLAVVLGALLWTRLAPLWALAVLALPLVLVAARYLWGALLALAEALTGTLHGLTDRALVGVREAYARSLGGALRSSVAVLVLAVGFLVATVVLVGPRTQFTFTPSTDSGTLRAGLRLPSGLDLNTRNVLVNRLETYFLAQPAVQTVQASVTGSGTNLSITLKDKAERPPVAELTAQYQRALRGLFTDYPNVRANLFSGGGFRGQGNSLGITLVASNFDLLKTRAAAAVNVLEADAGVSSASSSLDNTTLENRFVPNQSQLAGAGLSAGTVASALQTYGSGSGGGNVELGGVTYPITVELEPQYLQDEQSLLSLPVYSPALASSVTVGQLGSIVQASAPTSVARTNRLYSLDLSVEPNPESGLTTAQLQERLVAALGAAGVTDNLVTVGSSDRNSAFGLGAQLGGVGLQAFALSMLLVYLVMGAQFNSFRYPLYLLLPVPFAVAGAFWMIFLTRSTLDIFGVLGFLLLIGLSAKNAIIYLEFVVEKLEELPLREALIEASRLRFRPIVMTTLTVLVISIPLLLSSGSGSEFGKSLSIVIVGGISISAIMTFYVVPAAFYLFERRRLARRAPEPGQPAVTAPVVSLPQGGGQAAPGA, translated from the coding sequence ATGATCCGCAAAGTCGGGCAGAAGGTCCTGGCTGGCGTCAACCCGCTCGTGGGCTTCTCGGTGTCGCGCTACGTGTTCGCCATCGGCATCTTCGTGGGGGTCGTGGTGTTCGGGCTCGCGGCCATGCGCTCGCTGGGCGTGGACCTGCTGCCCAGCACCACCATTCCGGTCGTGACCGTCAGCACGTCCTACTCGGGGGCGAGCCCGGCCTCAGTGGACGACGAGGTGACGCAGGTCATCGAAAGCGCGGTCGCGCAGGTGCCGGGCGTCACCACCCTGAGTTCGAGCAGCGGCACCGGCAACAGCCGCGTGACCCTGCAACTCCAGGACGGCACCGACCAGAACTCGGCGGCCAATCAGGTCGCCTCGCTCGTGTCGGCGGCTGCCCGCCAGCTTCCCGACGGAGCGAGTAGCCCCAGCGTGCGCACCTTCAACCCCAACAGCGGCGCGATTCTGGAATTCGGCGTGTCGGGCGGCGTGGCCGCTCAGGCCGACGTGTACGACTACGTCGAAAACCAGCTCGTGCCCAACCTCCAGCGCGTGGACGGCGTGGCCGACGTGAGCCTGACCGGCGGCTCGCGGCGCACGGTCGCGGTGCAGCTCGACCCCGACAAGCTCAGCGCTTACGGCCTGAACCCGCAGTCGGTGTCGAGCGCCATCAGCGGCAGCAACGTCAGCTCGTCCATCGGCACGATCACCCGCGACGGCAACAGCCTGACCTACACGACCAACGCCAAGCTCACCAGCCTGGACGACATCGCCAACGTGCTCGTGGACACGGCCAAGGGCGTGCGCGTCAGCGACGTGGCCCGGATCCAGGACAGCACCACGGTGGACGGCGTGACGCGCGTCAACGGGTTGCCGGTCGTCCTCGTCAGCATCCAGCAGGCGTCGGGCAGCAACGCGGTGGCGGTCGTGGACGGGGTCAAGGCCCTGATCGCGGGGACCACCCTGCCGGGCGGCTACGCGGTGACCTACAGCAACGACACCACCGGCCCCATCCGCGCGAGCATCGAGTCCACGACGCACGAACTGTGGATCACGGCGCTGGTGGTGGCGCTGGTCACGCTGCTGTTCCTGGGCCGCCTGAACACGGCCTTCACCGTCATCGCGGCCATTCCGATCTCGCTGGCCGCCGCGCCGATCCTCTACAAGCTCATGGGCTTCACCTTCAACCAGGTGTCGCTGCTGGCCCTCATCGTCGCCATCGGCATCGTGGTGGACGACTCCATCGTGGTCGCGGAGAACGTCGAGCGCTACCGCGCGATGGGCTACGACCGCATTCAATCGGTGCTGCGCGGCGCCTCCGAGGTGTTCAGCGCGGTCGCGGCGGCCTCGCTGTCGCTGCTCGCGGTCCTCATTCCGGTCAGCTTCATGGGCGGGATCATCGGCGAGTACGTCAAGCAGTTCGCGCTGGGGCTGGCGGCGGCGGTGTTCATGTCGTGGCTCGAAGCCCTGCTGTTCCTCACGGTGCGCATGGCCTACACGCCCGACGCCGCCCCGCTGACCTGGCGCGACGTGCCGCGCGTGCTGGCCCGTGGTCCCGAGGCCCTGCGCTGGGGCCTGGGCGCCGCGCGCGCGTGGTGGTTCTGGGTGCTGGCTGTGGTCCTGGGCGCGCTGCTCTGGACCCGCCTCGCCCCGCTGTGGGCGCTGGCCGTGCTGGCCTTGCCCCTGGTCCTGGTGGCCGCGCGCTACCTGTGGGGCGCGCTGCTGGCCCTGGCCGAGGCCCTGACCGGCACGCTGCACGGCCTGACCGACCGCGCGCTCGTGGGGGTGCGCGAGGCCTACGCCCGTAGCCTGGGGGGCGCGCTGCGCTCCAGCGTGGCCGTGCTCGTGCTGGCGGTGGGCTTCCTGGTCGCCACGGTGGTGCTCGTGGGGCCGCGCACGCAGTTCACCTTCACGCCCTCGACCGACTCGGGGACCCTGCGCGCGGGTCTGCGCCTGCCCTCGGGGCTGGACCTCAATACGCGCAACGTCCTCGTCAACCGGCTGGAAACCTATTTCCTGGCGCAGCCGGCAGTCCAGACCGTGCAGGCTTCGGTCACGGGCAGCGGCACCAACCTCAGCATCACCCTGAAGGACAAGGCCGAGCGGCCCCCCGTCGCCGAGCTGACGGCGCAGTACCAGCGCGCGCTGCGCGGCCTGTTCACCGACTACCCCAACGTGCGCGCCAACCTGTTCAGCGGCGGCGGGTTCCGGGGCCAGGGCAACAGCCTGGGCATCACGCTCGTCGCCAGCAACTTCGACCTCCTCAAGACCCGCGCGGCGGCGGCCGTCAACGTGCTGGAGGCCGACGCGGGCGTGTCGAGCGCCAGCAGCAGCCTGGACAACACCACCCTGGAAAACCGTTTCGTGCCCAACCAGAGCCAGCTCGCGGGCGCGGGCCTGAGCGCCGGCACGGTCGCCAGCGCCCTCCAGACCTACGGCAGCGGCAGCGGCGGCGGCAACGTGGAACTCGGCGGCGTGACCTACCCCATCACCGTCGAGCTGGAGCCGCAGTACCTGCAAGACGAGCAGTCGCTGCTCTCACTGCCGGTCTACAGCCCGGCGCTCGCCAGCAGCGTCACGGTGGGGCAGCTGGGCAGCATCGTGCAGGCGAGCGCGCCCACCAGTGTCGCGCGCACCAACCGCCTCTACAGCCTGGACCTGTCGGTCGAACCCAACCCTGAAAGTGGCCTGACCACCGCACAGCTTCAGGAGCGGCTGGTCGCGGCGCTCGGCGCGGCGGGCGTCACCGACAACCTCGTGACCGTGGGCAGCTCGGACCGCAACAGCGCCTTCGGGCTGGGCGCGCAGCTGGGCGGGGTGGGCCTCCAGGCCTTCGCGCTCTCGATGCTGCTCGTGTACCTCGTGATGGGCGCGCAGTTCAACTCGTTCCGCTACCCGCTGTATTTGCTGCTGCCGGTGCCCTTCGCGGTCGCCGGGGCCTTCTGGATGATCTTCCTGACCCGCAGCACGCTCGACATCTTCGGGGTGCTGGGCTTCCTGCTCCTCATCGGGCTGTCGGCCAAGAACGCGATCATCTACCTCGAATTCGTGGTCGAGAAGCTGGAGGAACTGCCCCTGCGCGAAGCCCTGATCGAGGCCAGCCGCCTGCGCTTCCGGCCCATCGTGATGACCACCCTGACGGTCCTTGTGATCAGCATTCCGTTGCTGCTGAGCAGCGGCAGCGGCAGCGAGTTCGGCAAGAGCCTGAGCATCGTGATCGTGGGCGGCATCAGCATCTCGGCGATCATGACCTTCTATGTCGTGCCCGCCGCCTTCTATCTCTTCGAGCGTCGCCGCCTCGCCCGGCGCGCACCGGAGCCGGGCCAGCCGGCCGTGACCGCGCCGGTCGTGTCGTTGCCGCAGGGTGGCGGCCAGGCGGCTCCCGGCGCCTGA
- a CDS encoding efflux RND transporter periplasmic adaptor subunit: MSQASSPHPPQEGPPTDRTPVDRSAAGQSPPRRGLLRWILVPLLLAGVGFVGYRLGQDDSGSSGAGSGFGAGQGGFGAQGSAGQAAAGQGGAGLAGGSGATGAGATATGATGQAGAGQGTRSQPGQGQAGTGTGAGTGAGQTGAQSGTGGRAGQGAGSRIGGGIVTPVQAAAVKSGTLSAQRRLSGTVAAAQSGTVTARTSGTVTEVLAGVGSALGAGDTALRLSSPDLQSSVQSAQNALDSAQLSLRSQASQTAAGRASLEQAVTAAQTSLDNAQRSLASLQRLYEVGAVARTEVDAQNVQVQNARSSLVAAQSNLAANARSGTEGQETARLAVQKAQITLNQAQAAAAAARVTVPFAGQVTALNVSAGQYVSAGTEVLTLVSRDQQVRVNVPPTEAASLPVGTALNFVAGQRTYPVKVSQNAGSAGTGSVPVVARFTGESRPAAGTVGTVVYDAKVATGVLVPSTALQADSEQTYLFTVENGRAVQHTVTVLGQAGTQSAVSGVTAGAQVISQPPTGLLDGGAVRTAAAGSQSGGGQGGPPPGGPGGAP, from the coding sequence ATGAGTCAGGCTTCCTCTCCACATCCCCCGCAGGAAGGCCCTCCCACCGACCGAACCCCGGTGGACCGCAGCGCAGCAGGTCAGTCGCCCCCACGGCGCGGCCTGCTGCGCTGGATTCTGGTGCCGCTGCTGCTGGCCGGGGTCGGTTTCGTCGGCTACCGGCTCGGGCAGGACGACTCGGGCTCGTCGGGGGCCGGAAGCGGGTTCGGGGCGGGTCAGGGCGGGTTCGGGGCGCAGGGTTCGGCGGGGCAGGCCGCGGCCGGTCAGGGCGGCGCGGGCCTGGCGGGTGGCAGCGGGGCGACCGGAGCCGGGGCCACGGCGACCGGGGCCACCGGGCAGGCCGGGGCCGGCCAGGGCACCCGGAGCCAGCCTGGACAGGGTCAGGCCGGAACGGGCACAGGCGCAGGTACAGGCGCAGGCCAGACCGGCGCGCAGTCGGGCACGGGGGGCCGTGCCGGGCAGGGGGCAGGCAGCCGCATCGGGGGCGGCATCGTGACTCCAGTGCAGGCCGCCGCCGTCAAGTCGGGCACCCTGAGCGCCCAGCGCCGCCTGAGCGGCACGGTCGCCGCCGCGCAGTCGGGCACCGTCACCGCGCGGACCTCGGGCACCGTGACCGAGGTGCTGGCCGGGGTGGGCTCGGCCCTGGGGGCGGGCGACACGGCGCTGCGCCTGAGTAGCCCCGACCTCCAGAGCAGCGTGCAGAGCGCCCAGAACGCGCTGGACAGCGCCCAGCTGTCGCTGCGCAGCCAGGCCAGCCAGACGGCCGCCGGGCGCGCCTCGCTGGAACAGGCGGTCACGGCGGCGCAGACCTCGCTCGACAACGCCCAGCGCAGCCTCGCCTCGCTTCAGCGGCTCTACGAGGTCGGGGCGGTGGCGCGCACCGAGGTGGACGCCCAGAACGTGCAGGTGCAGAACGCGCGCAGCAGCCTCGTCGCGGCGCAGTCGAACCTCGCCGCGAATGCCCGCAGCGGCACCGAGGGGCAGGAGACGGCCCGCCTGGCGGTGCAGAAAGCCCAGATTACCCTGAATCAGGCGCAGGCCGCCGCCGCCGCCGCGCGGGTCACGGTGCCCTTCGCGGGGCAGGTCACGGCCCTGAACGTGAGCGCCGGGCAGTACGTCTCGGCGGGCACCGAGGTCCTGACCCTGGTGAGCCGCGACCAGCAGGTGCGCGTGAACGTGCCCCCGACTGAGGCGGCCTCGCTGCCGGTGGGCACCGCCCTGAATTTCGTCGCCGGGCAGCGCACCTATCCGGTCAAGGTGTCGCAGAACGCCGGCTCGGCGGGCACCGGCAGCGTGCCGGTCGTCGCGCGCTTTACCGGCGAGTCGCGCCCGGCGGCGGGCACGGTGGGCACGGTCGTCTACGACGCCAAGGTGGCGACCGGAGTCCTCGTGCCGAGCACGGCGCTCCAGGCCGACAGCGAGCAGACCTACCTGTTCACGGTCGAGAACGGGCGCGCCGTCCAGCACACCGTCACCGTGCTGGGGCAGGCGGGCACGCAGTCGGCGGTCAGCGGGGTCACTGCCGGCGCGCAGGTCATCTCGCAGCCGCCGACCGGCCTGCTCGACGGCGGTGCGGTGCGGACGGCCGCAGCCGGTAGCCAGAGCGGGGGCGGCCAGGGCGGCCCACCCCCCGGCGGCCCCGGAGGTGCGCCATGA
- a CDS encoding ExbD/TolR family protein: protein MRDEGAGVTFDFAPMVDIVLLLLIFFFLTSSLGARQNALPLDLPRASTTVQETPALPIVSVDRSGKLYLNGKETTLTKLGAQLRPLASASGGVVGLRADERGNYGTVVQVMDVIKRAGGERLALGTRTGGQ, encoded by the coding sequence ATGCGCGACGAGGGTGCGGGCGTGACCTTCGACTTCGCGCCGATGGTGGACATCGTGCTGCTGCTGCTCATCTTCTTTTTCCTGACGAGCAGCCTGGGCGCGCGCCAGAACGCCCTGCCGCTGGACCTGCCGCGCGCGAGTACCACCGTGCAGGAGACGCCCGCGCTGCCCATCGTCAGCGTGGACCGGTCGGGCAAGCTGTACCTGAACGGCAAGGAAACCACCCTGACCAAGCTGGGCGCGCAACTGAGGCCCCTGGCGAGCGCCTCGGGCGGCGTGGTGGGCCTGCGCGCCGACGAGCGCGGCAACTACGGCACCGTGGTGCAGGTGATGGACGTCATCAAGCGTGCCGGGGGCGAGCGTCTGGCCCTCGGCACCCGCACGGGCGGGCAGTGA
- a CDS encoding MotA/TolQ/ExbB proton channel family protein, translated as MNLLDLARAAGPLLWVLLLLSIYVVYLTVMRVLALNRLGQDAGTLIERARAVTAESGAGAALAEVDRAAHPSPAAGVLRAGLGRADRGSEAAQAAMNAAVLDGDARAYAGLSALGTAAQIAPLLGLLGTVIGMVRSFLVFSSTSAPTPAQLATGISEALINTAGGLIVAIIAYVARNALRAKADRVMAQAERVREELPAWLSGRPAAPVAARPAPMPEVALTFEPVKV; from the coding sequence ATGAATCTTCTCGATCTCGCCCGCGCCGCCGGACCCCTGCTGTGGGTGCTGCTGCTGCTGTCCATCTACGTGGTGTACCTGACGGTGATGCGGGTGCTGGCCCTGAACCGTCTGGGCCAGGACGCCGGCACCCTGATCGAGCGGGCGCGCGCCGTCACCGCCGAGAGCGGGGCGGGCGCCGCGCTGGCCGAGGTGGACCGCGCCGCGCACCCCAGCCCCGCCGCCGGGGTGCTGCGCGCCGGGCTGGGCCGCGCCGACCGGGGCAGTGAAGCCGCGCAGGCCGCCATGAACGCCGCCGTGCTCGACGGCGACGCCCGCGCCTATGCCGGGCTCTCGGCGCTGGGCACCGCCGCCCAGATCGCGCCGCTGCTGGGGCTGCTGGGCACCGTGATCGGCATGGTGCGCTCCTTCCTGGTGTTCAGCAGCACCTCGGCGCCCACGCCCGCGCAGCTGGCGACCGGCATCAGCGAGGCGCTCATCAACACGGCCGGGGGCCTGATCGTGGCGATCATCGCCTACGTGGCCCGCAACGCCCTGCGCGCCAAGGCCGACCGCGTGATGGCGCAGGCCGAGCGCGTGCGCGAGGAACTGCCCGCGTGGCTCTCGGGCCGCCCGGCTGCCCCCGTTGCCGCGCGCCCCGCCCCCATGCCCGAAGTCGCGCTGACCTTCGAGCCGGTGAAGGTCTAA
- the sufC gene encoding Fe-S cluster assembly ATPase SufC: MSDQPHQIEIRNLHASVGDQPILKGINLVVPRGELHAIMGPNGNGKSTLAKVIVGDPEYTVTEGEVLVDGQNILEMEPDERARLGVFLAFQYPVEIPGVTIANFLRLAMQARKAEGEEVSFTEFYGKLQAALKVLEWDESIVERYLNEGFSGGEKKRNEILQMLMLEPNYIIMDETDSGLDVDALRIVARGVNSMRGENLGGLMITHYQRLLDYIVPDKVHIVLDGKVVQTGGPELAKKLDTEGYDWVKELATA; the protein is encoded by the coding sequence GTGAGCGACCAACCCCACCAGATCGAAATCCGCAACCTGCACGCCTCGGTCGGCGACCAGCCGATTCTCAAGGGCATCAACCTCGTCGTGCCGCGCGGCGAGCTCCACGCCATCATGGGGCCGAACGGCAACGGCAAGAGCACGCTGGCCAAGGTCATCGTGGGCGATCCCGAGTACACCGTCACCGAGGGTGAGGTGCTGGTGGACGGCCAGAACATCCTGGAGATGGAACCCGACGAGCGCGCCCGTCTGGGCGTGTTCCTGGCCTTCCAGTACCCGGTCGAGATTCCGGGCGTGACCATCGCCAACTTCCTGCGCCTGGCCATGCAGGCCCGCAAGGCCGAGGGCGAGGAAGTATCGTTCACCGAGTTCTACGGCAAGCTCCAGGCGGCCCTGAAGGTGCTGGAGTGGGACGAGAGCATCGTCGAGCGCTACCTCAACGAGGGCTTCTCGGGCGGCGAGAAGAAGCGCAACGAGATCCTCCAGATGCTCATGCTCGAACCCAACTACATCATCATGGACGAGACCGACTCGGGCCTGGACGTGGACGCCCTGCGCATCGTGGCGCGCGGCGTGAACTCCATGCGCGGCGAGAACCTCGGCGGCCTGATGATCACCCACTACCAGCGCCTGCTGGACTACATCGTGCCGGACAAGGTCCACATCGTTCTGGACGGCAAGGTCGTGCAGACCGGCGGCCCCGAACTCGCCAAGAAGCTGGACACCGAGGGCTACGACTGGGTCAAGGAACTCGCGACGGCGTAA
- the sufB gene encoding Fe-S cluster assembly protein SufB — protein sequence MTVNPEASNINKEYEYGWSSPERYAIKAPKGLSRDVVEMISKAKDEPQWMLDFRLKALDIFNSKPMPEWGADLSGLDLDEIYYYIKPEGFNARSWDDVPEDVKNTFERLGIPEAERAALAGVGAQYESEMVYHNLKEEWEKLGVVFLSIEDGLKQYPELFREHFATIVPPEDNKFAAVNSAVWSGGSFVYVPKGVKVDIPLQTYFRINAESSGQFERTLIIIDEGAQAHYIEGCTAPAYNSDSFHSGVIEIVVKEGARFRYSTIQNWSHNVYNLVTQRAAVYGNGVMEWVDGNLGSKVTMKYPACYLLEEGARGEVLSIAMAGRGQHQDAGAKIVHFAPHTSGTIVSKSISKDSGRSSYRGLVKIYEGAKGSKTNVECDALLLDEEARTDTYPYIEIEEKDASVGHEATVSKINDEQILYLQSRGLSEDEAAGLIVRGFIEPIAKELPLEYAVELNRLIELEMEGSVG from the coding sequence ATGACCGTTAATCCTGAAGCGAGCAACATCAACAAGGAATACGAGTACGGCTGGAGCAGCCCCGAGCGCTACGCGATCAAGGCCCCCAAGGGCCTCTCGCGCGACGTGGTCGAGATGATCTCGAAGGCCAAGGACGAGCCGCAGTGGATGCTCGACTTCCGCCTCAAGGCGCTGGACATCTTCAACTCCAAGCCGATGCCCGAATGGGGCGCCGACCTCTCGGGCCTGGACCTCGACGAGATCTACTACTACATCAAGCCCGAAGGCTTCAACGCCCGTTCGTGGGACGACGTGCCCGAGGACGTGAAGAACACCTTCGAGCGTCTGGGCATCCCCGAGGCCGAACGCGCCGCGCTGGCCGGCGTGGGCGCGCAGTACGAGTCCGAGATGGTGTACCACAACCTCAAGGAGGAGTGGGAAAAGCTGGGCGTCGTGTTCCTGAGCATCGAGGACGGCCTCAAGCAGTACCCCGAGCTCTTCCGTGAGCACTTCGCGACCATCGTGCCCCCCGAGGACAACAAGTTCGCGGCCGTGAACAGCGCGGTGTGGTCGGGCGGCTCGTTCGTGTACGTGCCCAAGGGCGTCAAGGTGGACATCCCCCTCCAGACGTACTTCCGCATCAACGCCGAGAGCAGCGGGCAGTTCGAGCGCACGCTGATCATCATCGACGAGGGCGCGCAGGCCCACTACATCGAGGGCTGCACCGCCCCGGCATACAACTCCGACTCGTTCCACTCGGGCGTGATCGAGATCGTCGTCAAGGAAGGCGCGCGTTTCCGCTACTCGACCATCCAGAACTGGTCGCACAACGTCTACAACCTCGTGACCCAGCGCGCCGCCGTGTACGGCAACGGCGTCATGGAATGGGTGGACGGCAACCTGGGCTCCAAGGTCACGATGAAGTACCCCGCCTGCTACCTCCTCGAAGAGGGCGCGCGCGGCGAGGTCCTGAGCATCGCCATGGCGGGCCGTGGCCAGCACCAGGACGCCGGGGCCAAGATCGTGCACTTCGCGCCGCACACCTCGGGCACCATCGTGTCCAAGAGCATCTCGAAGGACTCGGGCCGCAGCTCCTACCGGGGCCTCGTCAAGATCTACGAGGGCGCCAAGGGCTCCAAGACCAACGTCGAGTGCGACGCCCTGCTGCTGGACGAGGAAGCCCGCACCGACACCTACCCCTACATCGAGATCGAGGAGAAGGACGCCAGCGTGGGCCACGAGGCCACCGTCTCCAAGATCAACGACGAGCAGATCCTGTACCTCCAGAGCCGTGGCCTGAGCGAGGACGAGGCGGCCGGCCTGATCGTGCGCGGCTTCATCGAGCCCATCGCCAAGGAACTGCCGCTGGAATACGCGGTGGAACTGAACCGCCTGATCGAGCTGGAAATGGAAGGCTCGGTCGGCTGA
- a CDS encoding VOC family protein — translation MKLNHINLGVTDVPATVALFQDHFGLKPAGEGMPMNDRMAFLRDDAGSLISVFRAGDVTYPKVFHIGFMQDTPQQVRDIHRQLTDAGFSVPEPHENNGRLTFYFDTPGGFVLEVESFFG, via the coding sequence ATGAAGCTCAACCACATCAACCTCGGCGTGACCGACGTGCCCGCGACCGTCGCTCTGTTTCAGGACCACTTCGGCCTCAAGCCGGCGGGCGAGGGCATGCCCATGAACGACCGCATGGCTTTCCTGCGCGACGACGCGGGTTCGCTGATCTCGGTGTTTAGGGCGGGGGACGTGACGTACCCCAAGGTCTTCCACATCGGCTTCATGCAGGACACGCCCCAGCAGGTGCGCGACATCCACAGGCAGCTCACGGACGCGGGCTTCAGCGTTCCCGAGCCCCACGAGAACAACGGGCGACTGACCTTCTATTTCGACACGCCGGGCGGCTTCGTGCTGGAAGTCGAATCGTTTTTCGGCTGA
- the sufD gene encoding Fe-S cluster assembly protein SufD — protein sequence MTQPFTEQLALVGGPDWLSAKRRESLDLFTTLTVPTEGVEAWKYTRVEVDFDNLRPHAKRDAVQDVSSLPESVQKRLSSTDAGAFLVLDGPDVVYRTELPAELSSKGVIFTDLKTAVEQHADKVQQYLYSVVPAEVPDDTTIAAPGTTPSKSPDPSEGKFSALAAALWTNGAFVYVPRGVEVELPLGSFRVMSDAGTYTATRTLVVAEENAQVTFIDEQDSEELPGTYAIGAVELVVKDGARLRYVSIQNWGKGVTHIQRQRGDVGRDATLNSLVVTMGGTLSRTEMQSYLRGQGADSEMLALYFANDDQHFDHYTLQHHAAPNAHSDLLYKGVGDDRAVGVFSGMIKVDLGAQKTDAYQKHRTLMLSSEARNFSVPQLEINANDVRCSHGSTTGPVDQEALFFLRSRGIHKELAEKMLVTAFLEDVLTRVPLKSVVNYIEGIIAEKVGAA from the coding sequence ATGACCCAACCCTTTACCGAACAACTGGCCCTGGTCGGCGGTCCCGACTGGCTGAGCGCCAAGCGCCGCGAAAGCCTCGACCTGTTCACCACGCTGACCGTGCCCACCGAGGGCGTCGAGGCCTGGAAGTACACCCGCGTCGAGGTGGATTTCGACAACCTGCGCCCCCACGCCAAGCGTGACGCCGTACAGGACGTGTCCAGCCTTCCCGAAAGCGTGCAGAAGCGCCTGAGCAGCACCGACGCCGGCGCGTTCCTGGTGCTCGACGGCCCCGACGTGGTGTACCGCACCGAACTGCCCGCCGAGTTGAGCAGCAAGGGCGTGATCTTCACCGACCTGAAGACGGCGGTCGAGCAGCACGCCGACAAGGTGCAGCAGTACCTCTACTCGGTCGTGCCCGCCGAGGTGCCCGACGACACCACCATCGCCGCGCCCGGCACCACGCCCAGCAAGTCGCCCGACCCCAGCGAAGGGAAGTTCTCGGCGCTGGCGGCAGCCCTGTGGACCAACGGCGCCTTCGTGTACGTGCCTCGCGGCGTGGAGGTCGAGCTGCCCCTGGGCTCCTTCCGCGTGATGAGCGACGCTGGCACCTACACCGCCACCCGCACGCTGGTCGTGGCCGAGGAAAACGCCCAGGTCACCTTCATCGACGAGCAGGACAGCGAGGAGCTGCCCGGTACCTACGCCATCGGCGCGGTGGAACTGGTCGTGAAGGACGGGGCGCGCCTGCGCTACGTCTCCATCCAGAACTGGGGCAAGGGCGTGACGCACATCCAGCGCCAGCGCGGCGACGTGGGACGCGACGCCACCCTGAACTCGCTGGTGGTCACGATGGGCGGCACCCTCTCGCGCACCGAGATGCAGAGCTACCTGCGCGGCCAGGGCGCCGACAGCGAAATGCTGGCGCTGTACTTCGCCAACGACGACCAGCACTTCGACCATTACACGCTGCAACACCACGCCGCCCCCAACGCCCACAGCGACCTGCTGTACAAGGGCGTGGGCGACGACCGTGCCGTGGGCGTGTTCAGCGGCATGATCAAGGTGGACCTGGGCGCACAGAAGACCGACGCCTACCAGAAGCACCGCACGCTGATGCTGTCCAGCGAGGCCCGCAACTTCAGCGTGCCGCAGCTGGAGATCAACGCCAACGACGTGCGCTGCTCGCACGGTTCGACCACCGGCCCGGTGGACCAGGAAGCCCTGTTCTTCCTGCGCTCGCGCGGCATCCACAAGGAGCTGGCCGAGAAGATGCTGGTCACGGCCTTCCTGGAGGACGTGCTGACTCGCGTGCCCCTCAAGAGCGTCGTGAACTACATCGAGGGCATCATCGCCGAGAAGGTCGGCGCGGCCTGA
- a CDS encoding pyridoxamine 5'-phosphate oxidase family protein has protein sequence MSDKTLKDLAEQMRGIDIAMLSTITEGGYIAGRPMSNNGEVDYDGTSYYFTDGDTRTVSDIRREPKVALAFQGKDAFSLAVEGQASLSQDKGEMQAHWTPDLDRWFRQGIDTPGLTMITVVAERAHYWAGQDEGEVTL, from the coding sequence ATGTCCGACAAGACCCTGAAAGACCTCGCCGAGCAGATGCGCGGCATCGACATCGCCATGCTCTCGACCATCACCGAAGGCGGTTACATCGCCGGACGGCCCATGAGCAACAACGGCGAGGTGGACTACGACGGCACCTCGTACTACTTCACGGACGGCGATACCCGCACCGTCAGCGACATCCGGCGCGAGCCGAAGGTGGCGCTGGCTTTTCAGGGCAAGGACGCCTTTTCGCTGGCGGTCGAGGGACAGGCCAGCCTGAGCCAGGACAAGGGAGAGATGCAGGCCCACTGGACGCCCGACCTGGACCGCTGGTTCAGGCAGGGCATCGACACCCCCGGCCTCACCATGATCACGGTGGTGGCCGAACGCGCCCACTACTGGGCGGGGCAGGACGAGGGCGAAGTCACCCTGTAA